Genomic window (Parabacteroides sp. FAFU027):
TATTCTACAAATGTAAGAACCTGACCTCAATCGATATCCCATCATCTGTTACCACTATCGGACCATATGCGTTCTATAACTGCACCGGTCTGACAACATTCTCTGTTCCTCTATCGGTAGGAGTTATCGGAGAAAATGCATTTTTCAATTGCAGTAACCTAACCTCATTTTATGTATCCCGCTCAGTCCCCATTGACCTGAGTAGTACCTACTCTGTTTTTTATGGAATTGACCCTACTTGTATTTTATATGTCCCCCAAAATGCAAAAAGCGCTTATGCCAATGCTTATCAGTGGAAAGAGTTTTCCTCCATTGTAGAATTAATTCCTACAGGGAAATCAGATGCTGTGATTGATAAACCTCAAATCTACACATCAGGCGACAGAATCCGGACAGAAGGCATTAACGGTCCGGCAATCCTCCGAATCTATAATACAGCAGGGAAACAGCTGATTGCTAAAAATATCTCAGGAGACGAATCTATTTCCATCTCTGAGCTGGCAAATGGAATTTATATCGTACAACTAAATGTTGGAGAATTATCTGTAACCCGTAAAATTGTAAAGAACTGATCCGGCCGGTAAAATCTGACAGCTAATAAATAACAGGCTATGAAACGAATAATACTTACCCTGAGTCTTGCCTGCATAACATCTGTAATATCAGGTGCTGTATCCAAATCCGTCAATGTTGCATCCGCAGGCACGTTGAGTACCTTACTCACTTCTACAGAAAGGACGACAGTCACAGATCTCACCGTAACCGGTACAATTGATGCCCGGGATTTCAAATTTATGCGGGACAATATTTCACAGCTCGCCAATTTGAATCTATCGGGGGTAACTATCGCTGCTTATTCCGGTACCGGCGGTACCAGCGTCCGCAGTACTGCAACTTATGCAGCCAATGAAATGCCGGTATCATCATTCAACACCAAAAGTTTGTTGACCTCGATAACTTTGCCCACTTCCATAACGTCAATTGGTGATTCAGTTTTCTATAACTGTATAAAGCTTGCCGGAACACTTTCCATTCCCGATCCTGTGACTTCTATCGGAAAAGCAGCATTTACGAATACTGCCTTAACGGCCTTCTCCGTTGGTAGTGGAAACAGTAGCTTCTCTGTTATTGATGGGATACTTTTCAATAAGCTCCAAACCACATTGCTTCTCTGTCCGTATGGCAAAACAACAGCCAATTATACTATTCCCTCTACAGTCACGTCTGTGGGAGATGCAGCTTTTTATGGTTGCTCCGGAATAACCGGGATATTGACCATTCCTTCGTCTGTTACCACCATTGGGATTAAAGCATTTATGAACTGTACTGGTCTTTCATCCGGATTGACATTGCCCACTTCGATAATTACGATAAAGGATAGCGCATTCTTAAACTGTTACCGACTGACAGGAACCCTCACTATTCCCACATCAGTTAATACCATCGGAGCTTTTGCTTTCAGCAGATGTTCGGGGCTTACGGGCATTCTGACTATCCCGGCGTCCGTCACCTCTATCGGAACAGCAGCCTTTGCGGGAAGCTCTATTACATCGTTTTCCGTAGCTGGTGATAACCCCACTTATTCCTCTTACAATAATCTGTTGTATAATAAAGACTTTACTACTTTACTTCAATATCCAACCGGAAAATCCGGTTCGTGTGCGATTCCCGGTACAGTTACTACAATTGCTGACTACGCATTTGCCTATGGGTACGGTTTAATTGGAAGTCTGACGATTCCCGCTTCCGTTACAACTATTGGTAACTATGCCTTTTATTACTGCAACCACCTCACCGGAAATCTGATTATCCCCAATACAGTCACCAACCTGGGAGAAGGAGCTTTTGCCAACTGCACCGGATTTAAAGGCTCTATTACAATATCAAATGCTTTGACAACGATCAACGATTATACCTTTTACGAATGCACCGGGCTGACGGGAACATTAACTATTCCCTCCTCCGTCACGTCAATCGGGAGCAGCGCTTTCACCGATTGTGCCGCGTTGTCGGGTGCGCTCATTATTCCGGAGACAGTAAACACCCTCGGAGAAGAAGCTTTCTACGGATGCTACGGATTAACGGAATTATATCTGCCTGCCAATATCGGTGTAATCCCCGATTACTGTTTTTTCGGATGTATTGGCCTTACAAAGATTCAATCGGCCCGTCCTACAGCACCTTCAATCGGCATGCACACATTTGAAGATGTGGACTTTACCACTTGCCAGCTCATCATCCCGACAGGTTCAACAAGTTCTTACCAGTCTGCACCATATTGGTCATATTTTACCACTATAACGGAACAAAACTTCACTACAATAGTCAATACAATCCAGGAGCAGATCCGTGTTTATGCTGCGAATGGACAGATCATCGTTGAATGCAGTCAGTCCGGCACCCTGATTCAAATCTATAGTGTGAGAGGACAACTTGTTAAGGTCATGCAAAGTCAGAAAGGCAAACTGGCGATTGACTTGCCTGATGGCATTTACATTATTCGGTTTGGTAACCGCTCATTCAAGGTTATGCTGTAAGTATTTTCTTTTCAGTCATGTAAAAGAAGTGTCAGGAAGCCTGCTTTGTCGGGCTTCCTGAATCACTTTTCTAACCTAACCTTATAAACGACCAACCATGAAAAACATTATCTTACTCCTTAGTCTCTTCTTGCTGAATACAATTGCATCCGGACAAGTCAGCAAAACCGTAAACGTTGGTACAGCAGGGACTTTAAACACATTGCTCACGACTACTGAGGCCACAACCGTAACCGATCTGACTATATCCGGGAGCATAGATGCCCGCGACTTTAAGTTTATGCGGGACAATATGACGGCACTTATCAGCCTCGATTTGTCAGGCGTTGGTATTGTTAGCTACTCCGGAGCTGAAGGAACCACTTCTTCCGCAATCACATACCCAGCCAATGAAATCCCCCAACGTGGCTTATACAACAAAAATGGACTAAAAACCATTACACTACCCATATCTCTGACATCTATCGGGGATATGGCGTTTGCCAGTTGCAGCGGATTGTCAGGAATTACCTTTCCGGCATCCCTGGTAACCGTTGGGCAAAGTGCATTTTCAAACTGTTCCGGACTGAAGGGTGACCTGGTTTTTCCCAATTCGGTAACAGATATCGGAGCAAGTGCTTTTTATCAATGTAACAGTTTAGACGGGAACCTGTCTCTTTCCAGCTCATTAAAGACAATTGGCTCCTCTGCGTTCTCATACTGTACAAAACTGAAAGGCAACCTCGTGATTCCCAACTCGGTTACGGCTATGGGAGAAAGTTCTTTTAAGAACTGTTACGGATTTACCGGAACACTGACACTATCAAACTCTTTAACCGAAATCAGCACAGCTACTTTTGCAAATTGCTCAGCATTAAGCGGCTCATTAGTTATTCCCGGATCTATAACGGTTATTGGGCCTGATGCTTTTTCCTCATGTGAAAAACTTTCCGGCTCACTCACCTTCCCCAACTCCGTGACAACTATCGGAGAAGGTGCATTCCATTGGTGCTATGGACTGTCAGGAACACTGACTATACCAAACTCTGTCACTTCTATCGGTGCTGCTGTTTTTCAATATTGTTCTTATATAGAAGAACTTTACCTAAGCAAAAATATCAGCACCATCCCACAAAGTACATTCGGTGGATTTTATGCTTTGAATATAGTTAAAGCGACGAATCCTGTTCCCCCGGCTATTACAAGCACAACATTCTCCGGAGTACCATACAGCACCTGCACTCTATATGTTCCTATCGGGAAAAAAGCGGTATACAAAGCTGCATCTTATTGGTCAAACTTCCAGATTGTCTCGGAAATGGATTTTACAGCTGCGACAAATAACGTAGTAATTAGCAAAAATGATGTTTACACTACGAATGGCCAGCTCATAGTTGAATGCAGTCAGTCAGACGCCCTGATTCAAATCTATAGCGTGACGGGGCAGCTCATCAAGGTCTTGCAATGTCAGGAAGGCAAACTCGCGATTGACTTGCCTAACGGCATGTACATTATTCGCTTGGGTAATCATTTTCACAAGATTATCCTGTAAACGATCTTTTTTAATCATGCCAAAGAAGTGTCCGGAAGCCTGCAGCATTAGGGTTTCGGAGTCTCATCTAACCAAACCTTATAAAACACCTAACCATGAAAAACTTATTATTTATCCTAAGCCTATTCCTGCTGAATACAGTTGCTTTCGGACAAGTCAGCAAAACCGTAAACGTCACCACAGCAGGAACTTTGAACTCATTGATTACTTCAACTGAAAAAACCACCATTACTGATTTGACTGTAACGGGTACTATTGACGCAAGTGATGTCAAATTCTTACGGGATGAAATGACCGTTCTAACCAATTTAGATTTGTCAGCAAGCAATATTGCGGCATATACCGGAACCGGAGGGACATATTCCACGGCATCGCTTAGCTATCCGGCTAATGAAATACCCAAACGGGCTTTCTTCTATAAAACCGGACTTAAGAGCATTAAATTGCCGAGTTCGACAACATCAATTGGTGATTACGCCTTTAACTATTGTTCCGGAATAAACAGCGTTATATTACCGGATCATGTTCAGAAAATCGGAGATCTGTCTTTTGCCAGTTGTACAGGATTAACGGAAGTTACCTTTCCAGCGTCATTAGTAACTATTGGTTCTTCTTCATTTTCAAATTGTTCAGCACTGACAGGAAATCTGGTCATACCCAATTCCGTTACCACAATCGGGAGTTATGCTTTTACTCAATGTACTGGATTAAATGGCACTCTGACATTTCCAGGTTCTTTAACGACCATTGGTACTGCCGCATTTTCATATTGTTCAGGGCTAAAAGGGAATCTCCTAATTCCGAATTCTGTTACGACTATAGGTGAAAGGGTATTTCAAAATTGTTCCGGATTCACAGGAAATCTTTCAATCTCAAATTCATTAACAGCTATAAATCCTTTTACATTCTCTAATTGCACTGGACTAACTGGTACATTAATTATACCAACGACTGTAACGACAATAGGAAATAATGCTTTTGCACTCTGTTCCGGGTTAACCGGTTCATTAACTATTCCAGGCTCGGTTTCCTCTATCGGGAATGCATCTTTCATGTATTGCAACGGTCTGATCGGAACCTTGACAATTCCTAATTCTGTAACTTCTATCGGCACTTCAACCTTTGCTTATTGCTCCGGATTTGAAGAATTATATCTAAGTAAAAATTTAACCTCTATACCTACTGAAACATTTGCAGGATGTTCTGGTTTAAAAACAATTCAGGCAGCCAATCCTATACCTCCGAATATTATTCCTTCCACTTTTTCTTTAGTCGATTATCTAAATTGCCTGCTTTATGTTCCCATAGGATCAAAATCAGCCTATCAAACAGACCCGATCTGGTCATTATTCTCAAATATATCCGAAAAGGACTTTCCATCCGCAATCAGAAATACCAATATTAACGGATTAAAAATCTATACAAATCAAAATCAGATTTCTATTGAAGACTGCGATGCATCCGTTCAACTCTTCACATCAACAGGAGCTTATATCAAAACCATTTACCCTCAATCCAGCAGAATAGCAATTGATTTACCGAAAGGCTTATACATTCTGAAGATTGGAGAATACACAACCAAAGTAGTTCTATATTAACCGGATTATATCTCCATGAAAATCATCGATATCACCCCCGAAAACCAGCACCACTATTTCTGCTGTCTTGAAGAATGGTCTGACGACATCAAAGAAGCCGGAGACTTTAAGCAAAAGTGGTACGAAAAGATGAAAGACAAAGGCATCAGGGTAAAATATGCCGTAGATGATCACGGAATCATCGGCGGTATGATTCAATACATACCCATCGAGCATTCCATGTTTGAGGGCAAGAATCTCTATGTCGTGCTCTGCATCTGGGTACACGGGCACAAACAAGGACGCGGGGATTATCGCCATCGAGGAATGGGGAAAGCCCTGATTCTAGCGGCAGAAGAGGATTGTCGTGAGCTTGGCGCTGATGGGCTGGTCACGTGGGGCTTGATACTTCCGGTCTTTATGCGGGCCTCGTGGTTTAAACGGCAGGGGCATAAAGTGGTGGACAAATACGGGATGATGCGGCTATTGTGGAAACCATTTAATGAAGACGCCATTGCACCTAAATTTATCCGGCCACAAAAACTTCCGGCGAAAGGCTCCGGTAAAGTCAATGTAACCCTCTTCCGAAACGGATGGTGTCCGGTAATGACGCTTGCCTATGAGCGGGTTAAACGGGCTTCGGAGGAATTCCCCGGAAAGATTGAGATCGTAGAATATGACACCACCAATCGTGAGATTGTAAATGAATGGGGAATCTCCGACGCACTATATATCGACGGCAAAGAGGTGCGAACCGGTCCTCCACCTTCATTTGAAAAAATACGACGCAAGGTAGCCAGAAGGGTCAGGAAACTTTAGTCAGAATTTATATTCAACCGAGAAATTCACGTAAAAAGGATGTGATGTAAACTCACCACTCTGCACATGCAACGGAATGGCATAAGTAGGTGTTACACTGAATGACAAATCATGGTAACTATAACCAACCGGCAAAGCCAGATCTATATCAACCAGATTAAATTGGGAATATTCAGAGGTCTGCACTGTAGAAGTGGTTGATGCAGCTGTTGTTTCGGCCTTCTTACCGTGTAGTTTTATCTTATTCACCCTGTTCTTCAGGTACTCGGCATAGAGATTCTGCGTTCCTGCAAATCCGGTAACCGTCGGGTTTACCGACAAGGTATTATTTCCTTTACTGAAAACCTGAATCCATCTGGACAATGAGGAGGTAAGCGTAAAATCACTCTTATTTCCAAAATCATAATCGGCATTGAGAGACCATTCGAAGATTTTGGCATCATAGGATAATCCGGCAGAGGTTACACCTTTTATCTCTGATTTTACCTGAGTACTGTATTTGCTGTTGAAATAAGCGCTATAGGAAAGAGCACCTTTCAGTTTATCCTTAATCAGAGTAAAATCATAACCGGTCTGCAGAATAGACTGATCCAGTACATTATCCTTGCGATTCGGATAGAAGTTAAGGGTTCCGTTTATATATCCGCCGAATTTAAAGTGATAACCGAGCGTTGTCCCGATATAGGGAGTGACAATCGAATCGGACCTACCTTCCCAAACCGAGTTTGTCGAATAATTCATTGAAGCCGTGAAATATGATGTCTTCTCTTCGGCTTCATCTTCAGCCAGCATATTCACAGAAAAACAAACAAGAAGCAATAACAACAAAGCCAATTTACTATTCATACCACAAATATTTATTGTATTGAAAATTCAAAGAAACATCTCACACCAAAGGTCAAACTTCTTCACGTGGTGCTCGCCATATTTCGCCATACTTTTGCGAACTCCTTCCACCGACTTCTCTTTACCCGGCTTTGATTTGGAATAGAACTTATCTGAAAAGCAGATCAACTGTTCTTCCAGCGACACCGGACGCATATCACGGGGGACAATCGGGAAATTCATCTTGACGATATCATCCTTTGTGAGTCCTGTCCCGGTATGTCTTTCACATACTAATGCATGCTTAGGAAAGCCTTCCCTTGCTATTATATGGCTCCCTAAATAACCGTGTCGCAGGTAAGGATGTTCACCGTAACAACCGATTTCCGGCGCATTGGTCAGGTAAATGCCAATATCATGGAGCATGGCCGCCTCTTCCACAAACTTTAGGTCCAGTTCTAACTCAGGATGATCAAGAGCCAGGTCAAGGGCTTTGTCCGTAACCAGTCGGCTGTGATCGACCAGAATGGGATATGCTTTACTATTTTCGGGGTAATATTTCTGTATGATCTCTAACGGGTCCATCTATAAAAGCGTACTTTTGTACTACAAAATTACGCATAACTTATGAGAAAAGTCTGTTTAACAACATTAATCCTTACTATCGTTCCTTTCCTGAGTATGATTGGAGCCAATAAGGTGCTAAACGGAGCCGATTGCCTGGATAAGCTACTCCCTCTGATTAAAGGAAAAAAGATTGCGCTGGTCGTCAATCAGACCTCGGTATTGAAAGACAACCGCACGCATCTGGTGGATACACTGTTAGCGCAGAAAATAGGCATCAAAACCATCTTTGCCCCCGAACACGGATTTCGCGGAACGGCAGATGCAGGTGAAACTATTCATAACGAAACAGATAAAAAGACCGGTCTGCCCATCGTATCTCTTTACGGTAAAAACAAGAAACCGACTGCCGAACAACTACAAGGTATAGATGCCGTGATATTCGATATCCAAGACGTTGGAGCAAGATTCTACACCTACATCAGCACACTCTACTATGTGATGGAAGCCTGTGCCGATCAACATATCCGGTTAATCGTGCTGGACCGCCCCAATCCAAACGATTACGTGGATGGGCCGGTGATAAAGGATTCCCTGCGTTCATTTGTCGGGATTGTACCTATTCCCCTTTTGCACGGATTGACGGTTGGCGAATTTGCACAAATGGTCAACGGCGAACACTGGCTCAAAAGCAAAGAAAAGGTTTGTCCGTTGCAGGTGATCAAAGTGGAGGGATGGAAACATCACCAGCCTTATTCCCTACCCATAAAACCCTCCCCCAACCTGCCCAATGATCTGGCAGTCTCGTTATACCCTTCCCTCTGCCTTTTCGAAGCGACAGCGGTCAGTGTGGGACGCGGGACTACCTACCCATTTCAGGTCATCGGATATCCGGATAAACGATTCGGCTCGTTTACCTTCACTCCGGTTTCCTTGCCCGGTTTTGATAAGAATCCGGCGCAGAAAAACAGGCTGTGCTATGGGATTGATTTCCGCAAGAAATCATTTGAAGGCGGTTTTACCCTTAAGTTCTTCCTCGATTATTATAAAAAGTCCGGGCAGGGAGCCCTATTTTTCACTCAACCGCGCGGATTTGATCAGCTGATGGGAACCAGTCTTGTTCGAAAGATGATTATTGCCGGAAAAGGAGAAACAGAGATTAAAGGATTGTGGCAGAAAGAGTTAAACAAATACAAAGAAACGCGCCGCAAATATCTGCTCTATGAAGAGACGGAATCCCGATGAAATAAGGGCTGGAGACATAAAAATTTCTCTACGAAATATTTGGCACGTTTAAATTTTATTGTACTTTTGCTGATACAAATCACCAACGATTGACTCCGTAGCTCAGTTGGTAGAGCAATTGACTCTTAATCAATGGGTCGAGGGTTCGAGCCCCTCCGGGGTCACTGAAAAGCCACTAATTATTAGTGGCTTTTTTCTTTCAAAAAATACCTACCTCGAAAAACAAGTCTCCAGTTTGCAAGTATACTCCAAATCCCCCCATACAAATGACAAATAGGCCCAATATATTAGTAGTTTGTGGACGAAATAAGAAACGGAGCAGGACAGCGGAGTCGATTTTCAAAAATGATAATCGGTTCAATATTCGTTCAGCCGGATTAAGTCCAAAAAGCGATAGAAAAATAACAGAGAATGATTTAAACTGGGCTGACCTGATATTTGTAATGGAGACAGGACAGAGGGCTAAACTAAGGGAATTATATCGATATTTAGACATTCCTCCTATTGAGATTTTGAACATTCCGGACGACTACGAATTTATGGACAAAGATTTGATTGTTATACTAACTGACAGGATCAATAATACTTTAAGTCTCGTTTATCAATTGTAATTATATGAAGCGACAGAGAGGATTAAGACGATATTATAAGAACTTATCAATTCAAAATGAATTCGATAAAATGAAATGGCTGGATTTTGAGAAAACGGATACCTGGTTTGATAATTGGCACATTCATTTTGATTGGTATGGACATGGCAATAATAGCTTCAGGAAAAGAAAACCACACCTGGATAAATTATTTCGCCATTTCGATTTATTGATTGAGAAGACCAGAAATCTAAAAACAGATTTCCAATTATACACAATTATACTTGACTTTGATAGCGCAAGCGATGCTCTCTTTTTGCATACGCCCAATCCTATTAACACTCAATTTCCATTCCGGATTGAGGATTTAAAACTTGAATCGACATTAAACAATAAACCGCTAAAAGAGTATCTTGAGAACTTAACCGGTTTTGAAAAACTTTATGGGCAAGCAGGTGAGTCTTTCTGCCTACTATATAAAAAGGGAATCGGTGCTGATCTTATT
Coding sequences:
- a CDS encoding leucine-rich repeat domain-containing protein produces the protein MKRIILTLSLACITSVISGAVSKSVNVASAGTLSTLLTSTERTTVTDLTVTGTIDARDFKFMRDNISQLANLNLSGVTIAAYSGTGGTSVRSTATYAANEMPVSSFNTKSLLTSITLPTSITSIGDSVFYNCIKLAGTLSIPDPVTSIGKAAFTNTALTAFSVGSGNSSFSVIDGILFNKLQTTLLLCPYGKTTANYTIPSTVTSVGDAAFYGCSGITGILTIPSSVTTIGIKAFMNCTGLSSGLTLPTSIITIKDSAFLNCYRLTGTLTIPTSVNTIGAFAFSRCSGLTGILTIPASVTSIGTAAFAGSSITSFSVAGDNPTYSSYNNLLYNKDFTTLLQYPTGKSGSCAIPGTVTTIADYAFAYGYGLIGSLTIPASVTTIGNYAFYYCNHLTGNLIIPNTVTNLGEGAFANCTGFKGSITISNALTTINDYTFYECTGLTGTLTIPSSVTSIGSSAFTDCAALSGALIIPETVNTLGEEAFYGCYGLTELYLPANIGVIPDYCFFGCIGLTKIQSARPTAPSIGMHTFEDVDFTTCQLIIPTGSTSSYQSAPYWSYFTTITEQNFTTIVNTIQEQIRVYAANGQIIVECSQSGTLIQIYSVRGQLVKVMQSQKGKLAIDLPDGIYIIRFGNRSFKVML
- a CDS encoding leucine-rich repeat domain-containing protein, yielding MKNIILLLSLFLLNTIASGQVSKTVNVGTAGTLNTLLTTTEATTVTDLTISGSIDARDFKFMRDNMTALISLDLSGVGIVSYSGAEGTTSSAITYPANEIPQRGLYNKNGLKTITLPISLTSIGDMAFASCSGLSGITFPASLVTVGQSAFSNCSGLKGDLVFPNSVTDIGASAFYQCNSLDGNLSLSSSLKTIGSSAFSYCTKLKGNLVIPNSVTAMGESSFKNCYGFTGTLTLSNSLTEISTATFANCSALSGSLVIPGSITVIGPDAFSSCEKLSGSLTFPNSVTTIGEGAFHWCYGLSGTLTIPNSVTSIGAAVFQYCSYIEELYLSKNISTIPQSTFGGFYALNIVKATNPVPPAITSTTFSGVPYSTCTLYVPIGKKAVYKAASYWSNFQIVSEMDFTAATNNVVISKNDVYTTNGQLIVECSQSDALIQIYSVTGQLIKVLQCQEGKLAIDLPNGMYIIRLGNHFHKIIL
- a CDS encoding leucine-rich repeat domain-containing protein; amino-acid sequence: MKNLLFILSLFLLNTVAFGQVSKTVNVTTAGTLNSLITSTEKTTITDLTVTGTIDASDVKFLRDEMTVLTNLDLSASNIAAYTGTGGTYSTASLSYPANEIPKRAFFYKTGLKSIKLPSSTTSIGDYAFNYCSGINSVILPDHVQKIGDLSFASCTGLTEVTFPASLVTIGSSSFSNCSALTGNLVIPNSVTTIGSYAFTQCTGLNGTLTFPGSLTTIGTAAFSYCSGLKGNLLIPNSVTTIGERVFQNCSGFTGNLSISNSLTAINPFTFSNCTGLTGTLIIPTTVTTIGNNAFALCSGLTGSLTIPGSVSSIGNASFMYCNGLIGTLTIPNSVTSIGTSTFAYCSGFEELYLSKNLTSIPTETFAGCSGLKTIQAANPIPPNIIPSTFSLVDYLNCLLYVPIGSKSAYQTDPIWSLFSNISEKDFPSAIRNTNINGLKIYTNQNQISIEDCDASVQLFTSTGAYIKTIYPQSSRIAIDLPKGLYILKIGEYTTKVVLY
- a CDS encoding GNAT family N-acetyltransferase, whose protein sequence is MKIIDITPENQHHYFCCLEEWSDDIKEAGDFKQKWYEKMKDKGIRVKYAVDDHGIIGGMIQYIPIEHSMFEGKNLYVVLCIWVHGHKQGRGDYRHRGMGKALILAAEEDCRELGADGLVTWGLILPVFMRASWFKRQGHKVVDKYGMMRLLWKPFNEDAIAPKFIRPQKLPAKGSGKVNVTLFRNGWCPVMTLAYERVKRASEEFPGKIEIVEYDTTNREIVNEWGISDALYIDGKEVRTGPPPSFEKIRRKVARRVRKL
- a CDS encoding HD domain-containing protein, which encodes MDPLEIIQKYYPENSKAYPILVDHSRLVTDKALDLALDHPELELDLKFVEEAAMLHDIGIYLTNAPEIGCYGEHPYLRHGYLGSHIIAREGFPKHALVCERHTGTGLTKDDIVKMNFPIVPRDMRPVSLEEQLICFSDKFYSKSKPGKEKSVEGVRKSMAKYGEHHVKKFDLWCEMFL
- a CDS encoding exo-beta-N-acetylmuramidase NamZ domain-containing protein encodes the protein MRKVCLTTLILTIVPFLSMIGANKVLNGADCLDKLLPLIKGKKIALVVNQTSVLKDNRTHLVDTLLAQKIGIKTIFAPEHGFRGTADAGETIHNETDKKTGLPIVSLYGKNKKPTAEQLQGIDAVIFDIQDVGARFYTYISTLYYVMEACADQHIRLIVLDRPNPNDYVDGPVIKDSLRSFVGIVPIPLLHGLTVGEFAQMVNGEHWLKSKEKVCPLQVIKVEGWKHHQPYSLPIKPSPNLPNDLAVSLYPSLCLFEATAVSVGRGTTYPFQVIGYPDKRFGSFTFTPVSLPGFDKNPAQKNRLCYGIDFRKKSFEGGFTLKFFLDYYKKSGQGALFFTQPRGFDQLMGTSLVRKMIIAGKGETEIKGLWQKELNKYKETRRKYLLYEETESR